The Flavobacterium sp. HJ-32-4 genome contains a region encoding:
- a CDS encoding TonB-dependent siderophore receptor: MKQLFFVALLGAASVVSAQEQPKDSLGSDEGLEEVVIKSTRTSRTIRNTPTRVETIDSEELDEKANMRPANVSMVLHESTGIQVQQTSATSGNSSIRVQGLDGRYTQLLKDGYPNFGNFANGLSILEIPPLDLKQVEVIKGPASTLYGGGAIAGVVNFISKDPSREGEHLLLLNQSHVGQSNLGGFFSKRNDKWGYTLLGLANLQNDYDVDRDGFSELPQSFNLSLHPKVFWYKGEKTSFELGNQYAVSRNTGGDTRVIDHREDAFHTYFERNITLRNTTNAELQTTLGAGTFRLRGSLAVFIREIELPDYKFTGNNLTGFGEATWSATFRERHDLVVGASYNDDRFDQRTNTSGHNLDSHTATAGVFAQHTWDITDQLILESGLRAETVRYVMQAGTSQRFGAVLPRVSLLYKFHENWSGRVTGGTGYKAPTVFTEQTETLQYRDVLPLVDAKVERSAGGTVDVNYRVRPGEWAISANQMFFYTRLTRPLVLQYDGADYRFVNASDPVRSRGFETNLKFVYQDYYKLFAGYTFTEATAGYVPGAGQLPLVPRHKVNLTLIYEKERDLKIGLEGYFTDQQYLTDRTATPSYWELGASAEKYFGKHLSIFVNFENFTDERQGRYKRVVNGPATQPTFDEIWNHTEGFVCSGGVKWRW, translated from the coding sequence ATGAAACAACTTTTTTTCGTGGCGCTACTCGGCGCCGCATCGGTGGTATCCGCACAGGAACAACCGAAAGACAGCCTTGGGTCTGACGAGGGACTCGAAGAGGTGGTCATCAAATCAACCCGCACCTCGCGCACCATCCGCAATACGCCCACCCGCGTTGAGACCATCGATTCGGAAGAACTCGATGAAAAAGCCAATATGCGCCCCGCCAACGTCTCGATGGTGCTACATGAGAGTACGGGTATACAGGTGCAACAGACCTCTGCTACATCGGGCAATTCCAGCATCCGGGTGCAGGGACTCGACGGACGCTATACCCAATTGCTCAAAGACGGCTACCCGAACTTCGGCAACTTCGCCAACGGATTGTCAATCCTTGAAATTCCACCCCTTGACCTGAAGCAGGTGGAAGTCATCAAAGGGCCTGCCTCTACCTTATATGGAGGTGGCGCGATTGCCGGTGTCGTCAACTTCATCTCGAAAGATCCGTCGCGCGAAGGGGAACACCTGCTGCTGCTGAACCAGTCGCACGTCGGGCAGTCGAACCTGGGTGGCTTCTTTTCCAAACGGAATGATAAGTGGGGCTATACATTGCTCGGACTCGCCAATCTGCAAAACGATTATGACGTCGACCGTGACGGTTTTTCGGAACTGCCGCAGTCGTTCAACCTGTCGCTTCATCCGAAGGTGTTTTGGTATAAAGGGGAGAAGACGTCATTTGAGCTCGGCAACCAATACGCCGTGAGCCGCAACACCGGCGGTGACACCCGGGTGATCGACCACCGCGAGGATGCCTTTCACACCTATTTCGAACGCAATATCACGCTCCGCAATACGACGAACGCCGAGTTGCAGACGACATTGGGGGCAGGTACGTTTCGATTGCGCGGCAGTCTGGCGGTGTTCATCCGTGAGATTGAACTCCCAGATTACAAGTTCACCGGAAACAACCTCACGGGTTTTGGCGAGGCGACCTGGTCGGCGACGTTCCGTGAGCGGCACGATCTGGTGGTCGGGGCCAGTTATAACGACGACCGCTTTGACCAACGCACCAATACCTCGGGGCATAACCTCGACAGTCACACCGCTACAGCCGGGGTGTTCGCCCAGCATACGTGGGATATCACCGACCAGCTGATACTGGAAAGCGGCCTTCGTGCCGAGACCGTGCGTTATGTCATGCAGGCCGGAACCTCACAGCGGTTTGGTGCGGTGCTGCCACGGGTGTCGTTGTTGTATAAGTTCCATGAGAACTGGTCGGGGCGCGTTACAGGAGGCACGGGGTATAAAGCGCCTACAGTGTTTACTGAACAGACCGAAACCCTGCAGTACCGCGACGTCCTCCCGCTGGTCGATGCGAAGGTCGAGCGCAGTGCAGGCGGGACGGTCGACGTGAACTACCGCGTACGCCCCGGCGAATGGGCCATCAGCGCCAACCAGATGTTCTTCTACACCCGGCTGACGCGCCCGTTGGTGCTGCAATACGACGGCGCCGATTATCGCTTTGTCAATGCGTCGGATCCGGTGCGAAGCCGTGGGTTTGAGACCAACCTCAAGTTCGTGTACCAGGACTATTATAAACTCTTTGCGGGTTATACGTTCACCGAGGCGACCGCAGGTTACGTGCCTGGGGCCGGGCAGTTGCCATTGGTGCCGAGGCATAAGGTGAACCTGACGCTGATTTATGAGAAGGAACGCGACCTTAAGATTGGATTGGAAGGGTATTTTACAGACCAACAGTACCTGACCGACCGTACGGCCACGCCGTCCTATTGGGAATTGGGAGCCTCGGCTGAGAAGTATTTCGGGAAACACCTGAGTATCTTCGTCAACTTCGAGAACTTCACCGACGAGCGGCAAGGGCGGTACAAACGGGTCGTAAACGGTCCGGCCACCCAGCCCACCTTCGATGAAATCTGGAACCACACGGAAGGATTTGTGTGTAGTGGAGGGGTGAAGTGGAGGTGGTAG
- a CDS encoding ion channel — protein sequence MSLLDRISKKAQTQANTGFGTSPGNYGGRFVNKDGSANIHKRGIPFLERISWYHTMLRMPSWKFLGVLMTFYAAINFLFASIYYLIGVEYLSGIDPNGSEWVKFGKAYFFSAQTFTTVGYGHISPNGVLASAVAATEALVGLLSFAIATGLFFGRFSKPTAFLRFSHNALIAPYRGGTALMLRMTPHKNTNLTDAEVKVTLGMTVEENGVPMNRFYALPLEFERINSLALSWTLVHPITEDSPLYGFVASDYDSIEGELIVYVKAFDDMFSAVVAAQTSYTFQEIVYGAKFQIMYTESDDNMTTILHLDRLDQFSQVEL from the coding sequence ATGTCACTCCTCGATAGGATCAGCAAGAAAGCGCAAACGCAGGCGAACACCGGATTCGGCACGAGTCCGGGGAATTACGGCGGGCGTTTCGTCAACAAAGACGGATCGGCGAACATCCACAAACGGGGTATCCCGTTCCTGGAGCGTATCAGTTGGTACCACACGATGTTGCGCATGCCGAGTTGGAAGTTCCTCGGGGTCCTGATGACGTTTTACGCGGCGATCAATTTCCTGTTTGCTTCTATCTACTATCTGATTGGGGTGGAATACCTGTCGGGTATCGATCCGAATGGGTCGGAATGGGTGAAGTTTGGAAAGGCTTACTTCTTCAGTGCGCAGACGTTCACCACGGTGGGATACGGGCATATCAGTCCGAACGGCGTACTGGCCAGTGCCGTAGCAGCCACCGAAGCCTTGGTGGGCCTCCTAAGTTTTGCCATTGCCACCGGTTTGTTCTTCGGACGTTTCTCAAAACCCACGGCCTTCCTCCGGTTCTCGCACAACGCACTGATTGCACCTTACCGGGGTGGTACGGCGCTGATGCTGCGGATGACACCGCACAAGAATACCAACCTGACCGATGCCGAAGTCAAAGTGACGTTGGGGATGACGGTTGAGGAAAACGGCGTGCCCATGAACCGTTTTTATGCCCTGCCATTGGAATTCGAGCGGATCAATTCGCTTGCCTTAAGCTGGACGCTGGTGCATCCCATCACGGAGGACAGTCCGTTGTATGGCTTTGTTGCTTCCGACTACGATAGCATCGAGGGAGAGTTGATCGTATATGTAAAAGCCTTTGATGATATGTTCAGTGCGGTTGTGGCGGCGCAAACTTCCTACACCTTCCAGGAAATCGTATACGGAGCGAAGTTCCAGATCATGTATACCGAAAGTGACGACAATATGACCACCATCCTGCACCTCGACCGTCTCGACCAGTTTTCTCAGGTCGAGTTGTAA
- a CDS encoding FG-GAP-like repeat-containing protein, which produces MKNITLILGSLLLGQLSFGQDTCQTALPVTGPGLYVVTAVNGAQVPSPICADNGGGATAGEWYAYTPAADHTVTITTDLAVNANKDTRVHIYTGTCAALNCLAGDDDSGNTYGTYLSTVSFNVTAGQTYIIAWDNRWNSTGFTWQLTEGDVVVPPPTPITYTTQGVATINSSYNICIADMNNDHLDDIVGISPNALKIHYQNADHTFTIGNFTISGAHKMPTWSMAAGDFNDDGYNDLVLGAGDGLSLWKSNSTGTAYTSVTPGQYIFCQRTNFADINNDGNLDIFSCHDVAPNVYYLNDGNGGMTYYQSGVTPGSYLLGNWATGGNYASLWSDLDNDGDLDMFISKCSGPPCEMHRNDGSGVFTNISALAGTNMQPIQSWSSCVADFDNDGDMDILIGSNGNVKSKLMKNNLDSTVIDEAFTDISAGSGWDTDNTTNRDYVAYDFDNDGYLDVLSATGRIMFNQGDMTFALVPYTGLQVGAVGDLNNDGFLDILNNSTIRYAVPNGNNWLKVALNGVSSNRNGIGARLIIEGPFGKKIRDVRSGEGFEFMGSMNVHFGIGTYDAIDKIVIIWPSGLVDLISNPSVNTMLTITEGETLSTQNPLVDGFSMYPNPVTDQLRFTTKSGATITSAQIVDMGGKTIAKHPVVTDNTIDVRQLATGAYIVTVEDGNGHSIARRFVKK; this is translated from the coding sequence ATGAAAAACATTACGCTCATTTTGGGATCCCTGCTGCTCGGACAACTGTCCTTCGGCCAGGATACCTGTCAGACCGCCCTACCTGTCACGGGACCGGGCCTTTACGTCGTCACCGCGGTGAACGGAGCCCAGGTGCCGTCCCCGATCTGTGCCGACAACGGTGGCGGTGCCACAGCCGGTGAATGGTATGCCTACACACCTGCCGCCGACCACACCGTCACCATCACCACCGATCTGGCCGTAAACGCCAACAAGGACACCCGGGTGCATATCTACACCGGAACCTGCGCCGCACTGAACTGCCTTGCGGGCGATGACGATAGCGGTAACACCTACGGGACCTACCTGTCAACCGTTTCGTTCAACGTAACGGCCGGACAGACGTACATCATCGCGTGGGACAACCGCTGGAATTCTACCGGCTTCACATGGCAGCTCACTGAGGGCGACGTCGTGGTGCCTCCGCCGACACCTATCACGTACACGACGCAGGGGGTAGCCACTATCAACAGTTCCTACAATATCTGTATCGCGGATATGAACAACGACCATCTCGACGACATCGTTGGTATCAGCCCTAATGCACTCAAGATTCACTACCAGAACGCGGACCACACCTTTACCATTGGTAACTTTACCATTTCCGGTGCTCATAAAATGCCAACCTGGAGTATGGCCGCAGGTGATTTTAATGACGATGGCTACAACGACCTCGTACTCGGAGCGGGCGATGGTCTTAGCCTCTGGAAATCCAATAGCACCGGAACAGCTTACACCTCTGTAACACCGGGCCAATATATTTTCTGTCAGCGCACGAACTTCGCCGACATCAACAACGATGGTAACCTCGACATCTTCTCCTGCCACGACGTCGCCCCTAACGTATACTACCTCAACGACGGCAACGGCGGCATGACGTATTACCAATCAGGCGTTACACCAGGTTCATACCTGCTCGGAAACTGGGCTACAGGTGGTAATTACGCCTCTCTTTGGAGCGACCTTGACAACGACGGTGACCTCGATATGTTCATCTCGAAATGTTCCGGACCTCCATGCGAAATGCACCGTAATGACGGAAGTGGTGTGTTCACCAATATCTCCGCGCTTGCCGGCACCAACATGCAGCCGATCCAGTCGTGGTCGTCTTGCGTAGCTGACTTTGACAACGACGGCGACATGGATATCCTGATTGGATCGAATGGCAACGTCAAATCAAAATTGATGAAGAACAACCTCGACTCTACCGTCATCGACGAAGCTTTCACCGACATTTCCGCAGGTTCAGGATGGGACACCGACAATACGACCAACCGCGACTATGTAGCCTATGATTTTGACAACGACGGGTACCTTGACGTACTGAGTGCTACCGGCCGTATCATGTTCAACCAGGGCGATATGACCTTTGCACTGGTGCCATACACCGGTCTTCAGGTGGGTGCCGTAGGTGACCTCAACAACGACGGCTTCCTTGACATCCTCAACAACAGCACCATCCGCTATGCCGTGCCAAATGGCAACAACTGGCTGAAAGTAGCGCTCAACGGTGTTTCAAGTAACCGCAACGGTATCGGGGCGCGTCTTATCATCGAAGGACCTTTCGGCAAAAAGATTCGCGACGTACGCAGCGGTGAAGGATTTGAATTCATGGGTTCTATGAACGTACATTTCGGTATCGGCACGTATGATGCAATCGACAAGATCGTCATCATCTGGCCATCGGGATTGGTTGACCTTATCAGCAACCCTTCCGTCAACACGATGCTGACTATTACGGAAGGCGAAACACTGAGCACCCAAAACCCATTGGTAGACGGCTTCTCGATGTATCCAAACCCGGTAACCGACCAACTGCGTTTCACCACCAAATCGGGTGCTACCATCACCAGCGCACAGATCGTAGACATGGGCGGTAAAACCATCGCAAAACACCCTGTTGTAACCGACAATACGATCGACGTACGCCAACTCGCAACGGGTGCGTATATCGTAACCGTGGAAGACGGAAACGGCCATAGCATCGCCCGTCGCTTCGTGAAAAAATAA
- a CDS encoding acyl-CoA thioesterase, with amino-acid sequence MSERQFKPVRDSKVTLSQLMLPSHANFSGKIHGGYLLSLLDQVAFASASKFSGYYCVTASVDTVDFLAPIEIGELVTLKASVNYAGKSSMVVGIRVTAENITTGSVKHCNSSYFTMVAKDETGAKALVPGLLLSSPEEVRRYHHALQRIERRQASITEEAAFDHLSDHAFAKLSDHAVKISFPKK; translated from the coding sequence ATGAGCGAGCGCCAATTCAAACCCGTCCGTGATTCGAAAGTCACCCTATCGCAGTTGATGCTGCCCTCACACGCCAATTTCAGCGGAAAAATACACGGTGGCTACCTGCTGTCGCTACTCGACCAGGTGGCGTTTGCCTCCGCTTCCAAATTCTCGGGTTACTACTGTGTGACCGCATCGGTCGATACCGTCGATTTCCTGGCGCCCATCGAAATTGGCGAACTCGTCACGCTAAAGGCCTCCGTCAACTATGCCGGTAAAAGCTCGATGGTAGTGGGCATCCGCGTGACGGCTGAAAACATCACCACGGGCAGCGTCAAGCATTGTAATTCTTCCTATTTCACCATGGTCGCCAAAGACGAAACCGGCGCCAAAGCCCTCGTTCCCGGACTCCTTTTGTCGAGTCCTGAAGAAGTCCGTCGCTACCACCATGCCCTACAACGAATCGAGCGCCGACAAGCGTCGATCACCGAAGAAGCCGCTTTCGACCACCTGTCCGATCACGCCTTCGCGAAGCTTTCGGATCACGCCGTAAAAATTTCTTTTCCGAAAAAGTAG
- the rmuC gene encoding DNA recombination protein RmuC — protein sequence MDSPLYLILAFVIALAAGLYLGKLLFAARSKNDVAALEERNLSLDIQLATLREQAQAERLASEKMLRDTTADREAIRQEKEQLAVALSRKESDYQHLWERHAEQKAEIEQLQQKFTREFENLANKILEEKSTKFTEQNRENLKNILSPLQEKIHLFEKKVEDTHKESIDYHAALRQQILGLREMNEQMSRETLNLTKALKGDSKMQGNWGELILERVLEKSGLEKGREYFVQNSHTTADGARVYPDVIINLPDGKKMIVDSKVTLTAYERYVNEDDDTLKAAHLREHVASLRRHVDQLGEKNYHELYQMESPDFVLLFVPIEAAFAIASNEDADLYNRAFGRNIVIVTPSTLLATLRTIDSMWTNQKQQENAIEIARQAGALYDKFTGLVTDLIAVGKKIDDAKSGYSDAMNKLVEGKGNLVTSVERLKYMGAKAKKALPESLLKRATDEADPTQFLEE from the coding sequence ATGGATTCGCCTCTTTACCTCATACTCGCGTTTGTGATCGCGCTCGCCGCCGGACTCTACCTCGGTAAACTCTTATTTGCCGCACGTAGCAAAAACGACGTCGCCGCGCTCGAAGAACGCAACCTGTCACTTGACATCCAGTTGGCCACCCTACGCGAACAGGCACAGGCCGAACGACTTGCATCCGAAAAAATGCTGCGCGACACCACCGCCGACCGCGAAGCCATCCGCCAGGAAAAAGAACAACTGGCCGTGGCCCTGTCGCGAAAAGAATCCGATTACCAACACCTGTGGGAGCGCCACGCCGAGCAAAAGGCCGAAATCGAACAATTGCAGCAGAAGTTCACACGCGAATTCGAAAACCTCGCCAATAAAATCCTTGAGGAAAAATCGACAAAATTCACCGAGCAGAACCGCGAAAACCTGAAGAACATCCTGTCACCGCTGCAGGAGAAAATCCACCTCTTCGAAAAGAAAGTCGAGGATACGCACAAAGAAAGCATCGACTACCACGCGGCCCTGCGCCAGCAAATCCTGGGCCTCCGGGAAATGAACGAGCAGATGAGCCGCGAAACGCTCAACCTGACGAAAGCCCTGAAAGGCGACAGTAAAATGCAGGGCAACTGGGGCGAACTTATTTTAGAACGCGTACTCGAAAAATCGGGACTCGAAAAAGGGCGCGAGTATTTCGTGCAGAACAGCCACACCACCGCCGACGGCGCCCGCGTCTACCCCGACGTAATCATCAACCTGCCCGACGGCAAAAAGATGATCGTCGATTCAAAGGTTACGCTTACCGCCTACGAACGCTATGTCAACGAAGACGACGATACGCTGAAAGCAGCCCACCTGCGCGAACACGTAGCATCACTGCGCCGCCACGTCGACCAACTGGGGGAAAAGAATTACCACGAGTTGTACCAGATGGAAAGTCCCGACTTCGTGTTGCTCTTCGTACCCATCGAAGCGGCCTTTGCCATCGCCTCCAACGAAGACGCCGATCTTTACAACCGCGCCTTCGGACGCAACATCGTCATCGTCACGCCTTCAACGCTTTTGGCCACACTGCGCACCATCGACAGCATGTGGACGAACCAGAAACAGCAGGAAAACGCCATCGAGATCGCCCGCCAGGCAGGTGCGCTCTACGACAAATTCACCGGGCTTGTCACCGACCTTATAGCGGTGGGCAAGAAGATCGACGACGCCAAATCGGGCTATTCCGACGCGATGAACAAACTGGTAGAAGGCAAGGGCAATCTCGTGACCAGCGTCGAGCGACTCAAATATATGGGTGCCAAAGCCAAGAAAGCGCTTCCGGAATCGCTGTTGAAACGCGCCACCGATGAAGCCGATCCTACCCAATTCCTAGAAGAATGA
- a CDS encoding MATE family efflux transporter, with protein MTETRPSGVRRLYTLIRRAVAGEHMDFTSGSIRLSVVMLAVPMMLEMMMESVFALVDLYFVGHLPESSVAIQTVGLTESVLTILYSLAIGMSMAATALVARRVGEKNPEAASKSGMQAILLAIAVNLPIALVGVFYGRDLLELLGADPAAAAHGTPFIQIMMGGSFVIMLLFLINGIFRGAGNAAIAMRSLWVANISNIILCPLFINGLGPIPAFGLTGAAIATTTGRGIGVAYQLYHLGNGKGIIKAHLAYLIPDKEQLRALVSIATPAVFQFVIASCSWIFLAQLVATTGGSTGSAGYQTAIRLMMFFMLPAWGMSNAAATLVGQNLGAKQPQRAEDSVWKTAKYNAIYMGIVTIISLVGADWLVAVFSPDPAVQDVAKTAIRLICAGYIFYGMGMVMLNAFNGAGDTRTPTIVNLIGFWIFQIPLAYLLAKHWELGPLGVFIALPVAETCMSLASLVLFRRGKWKETKV; from the coding sequence ATGACCGAAACCCGACCCTCTGGCGTACGCCGTTTGTATACGCTGATTAGAAGAGCCGTTGCCGGCGAACACATGGATTTCACCTCTGGAAGCATCCGCCTTTCGGTAGTCATGCTGGCCGTACCCATGATGCTCGAAATGATGATGGAATCGGTGTTTGCACTCGTCGACCTCTATTTCGTCGGGCATTTACCCGAAAGCAGCGTCGCGATCCAAACGGTGGGGTTGACCGAATCCGTACTCACCATTCTTTACTCACTCGCCATCGGGATGAGCATGGCCGCCACGGCCCTCGTCGCCCGCCGCGTGGGTGAAAAGAACCCCGAAGCCGCCTCTAAATCGGGTATGCAGGCCATTTTGCTGGCCATCGCCGTCAACCTGCCTATTGCCCTGGTCGGCGTTTTCTATGGGCGCGACTTATTGGAACTATTAGGTGCCGATCCAGCCGCAGCCGCACACGGAACGCCTTTCATCCAAATCATGATGGGCGGATCATTCGTCATCATGCTACTCTTCCTTATCAACGGGATCTTCCGCGGCGCCGGAAACGCCGCCATCGCCATGCGAAGCCTGTGGGTAGCGAACATCAGCAATATTATACTGTGCCCCCTTTTCATTAACGGACTCGGACCTATCCCTGCTTTTGGGCTCACCGGCGCCGCCATTGCCACCACCACCGGGCGCGGTATCGGCGTGGCCTACCAACTCTACCATTTGGGGAACGGAAAAGGTATCATCAAGGCACATCTCGCCTATCTCATTCCCGACAAAGAGCAACTGCGTGCCCTGGTATCCATCGCCACACCCGCCGTCTTCCAATTCGTCATCGCCTCGTGCAGTTGGATCTTCCTCGCACAACTCGTTGCCACGACGGGCGGCAGCACCGGTTCCGCAGGTTACCAAACCGCTATCCGCCTGATGATGTTCTTCATGCTGCCCGCCTGGGGCATGAGCAACGCCGCCGCGACGCTAGTCGGACAAAACCTGGGCGCCAAACAACCGCAACGCGCCGAAGACTCTGTCTGGAAAACCGCCAAATACAATGCCATCTACATGGGCATCGTCACCATCATCTCGCTCGTCGGTGCCGATTGGCTCGTCGCCGTGTTCAGTCCGGACCCGGCCGTGCAGGACGTCGCCAAAACGGCCATCCGCCTTATCTGCGCGGGTTACATCTTCTACGGTATGGGCATGGTCATGCTAAACGCCTTCAACGGAGCCGGTGATACGCGCACCCCTACCATTGTCAACCTCATCGGTTTCTGGATTTTCCAGATTCCGCTGGCCTACCTGCTCGCCAAACACTGGGAGTTGGGTCCGCTGGGCGTTTTCATCGCGTTGCCGGTCGCTGAAACCTGCATGAGCCTCGCCAGCCTCGTGCTCTTCCGCCGCGGCAAATGGAAGGAAACGAAGGTCTAA
- a CDS encoding LVIVD repeat-containing protein — MKKFVFLFLACCSLASLVSCSDDDSASGETALFAVPVYRSLAQIRQSVSVENAQPTQSDGKIYVAKNRLFYIAQESGVHIFDNANPAQPQNIAFLNIEGVHDIAVKGNYLYADNFVDLLVFDISDVNNIQLVQTLENVVYFSPVYPTDAEFYDWTTVPAVDEIAVSFRTERRAKPEYTVYPMEFEGDNAGGVTSAPASGQVGVGGSYAKFQINGDALYTTENYSLKVFNIQDPEQTAFDKEVYLEFWLGGGQFETLFKSGDYLFVGATSGMYIVDATDAFNPVFLSGFAHATACDPVVVEGQTAYITVRGGSTCGAIEDQMNVIDISNVMQPALVSSYLMDQPRGLGVRANTVYVCAADGLRVYDASSSASLHLMNTYTDAVSDVIPLQTHLVAVGTNVVRQYAYGPDFSLTPISTITF, encoded by the coding sequence ATGAAAAAGTTTGTCTTTCTATTCCTCGCCTGTTGCAGCCTGGCGTCGCTGGTTTCGTGCAGCGATGACGACTCGGCATCGGGCGAAACGGCGTTATTCGCCGTACCGGTCTATCGCTCGTTGGCACAGATCCGGCAGTCGGTATCGGTGGAAAACGCACAACCGACCCAATCCGACGGTAAGATCTATGTAGCGAAAAACCGCCTGTTTTATATCGCCCAGGAATCGGGTGTGCACATCTTTGACAATGCCAACCCCGCGCAGCCGCAGAACATCGCCTTCCTCAATATCGAAGGGGTGCATGACATTGCGGTAAAAGGAAATTACCTGTATGCCGACAATTTCGTTGATCTGCTGGTATTTGATATTTCTGACGTCAACAACATCCAGTTGGTGCAGACGCTGGAGAATGTGGTGTATTTTTCACCTGTATATCCGACCGACGCCGAGTTCTACGACTGGACGACCGTTCCCGCAGTTGACGAGATTGCGGTTTCCTTCCGCACCGAGCGTCGTGCCAAACCCGAGTATACGGTCTATCCGATGGAATTCGAAGGCGATAATGCAGGAGGCGTAACCTCGGCGCCGGCTTCAGGGCAGGTGGGCGTTGGCGGATCGTATGCCAAGTTCCAGATCAATGGGGATGCGTTGTATACGACGGAAAATTACTCACTGAAAGTCTTTAATATCCAGGATCCCGAGCAGACGGCGTTCGATAAAGAAGTATATCTCGAGTTTTGGTTGGGCGGCGGACAGTTTGAAACGCTATTCAAGTCGGGCGACTATCTCTTTGTCGGCGCGACTTCCGGCATGTATATCGTAGATGCGACCGATGCCTTCAATCCTGTGTTCCTTTCCGGATTCGCACACGCCACAGCTTGTGATCCGGTAGTGGTGGAAGGCCAAACGGCGTACATTACCGTCAGGGGAGGCTCTACCTGTGGGGCGATAGAAGACCAGATGAACGTGATCGATATTTCGAACGTCATGCAACCAGCGCTGGTATCGTCGTATTTAATGGACCAACCACGCGGACTCGGTGTGCGCGCTAACACTGTATATGTGTGTGCGGCGGATGGGCTTCGGGTATACGATGCATCGTCTTCGGCTTCACTGCATTTGATGAACACCTATACTGATGCGGTGAGCGACGTTATTCCGTTGCAGACACACCTGGTGGCGGTGGGTACCAACGTGGTACGTCAGTATGCCTATGGCCCTGATTTTTCCCTTACACCTATCAGCACGATTACTTTCTAA